Proteins encoded together in one Planctomycetaceae bacterium window:
- the gspE gene encoding type II secretion system ATPase GspE, which yields MKDLLIKAAQRTGLVNADMLANLIEQSASSPQRLDEILLTCPHFTEEAVLRLFAEVLKIEFHSEIDTANVPKQFIENVPPTYAQHHYLIGVKTPGDDSVITVVLSHPFDTESADNVSRLTGCAVNIALATKATITAAIDTAYEQKSTVIDEVAEELDSQNLDQLVDEVATADDLLDVVNRPPVIRLVNDILFRALQLRASDIHVHPYEGKIQIRYRIDGILYDTLSLNRNVLSLVVSRIKVMAGMDIAERRMPQDGRCSVRLGNREIDLRVSTVPTSYGERCVLRLLDKSTGLLGLSELGMMDEDLKVFDSLLDRSHGVIFVTGPTGSGKSTTLYAALNRMNAVEKNIITIEDPIEYQLGGISQMQVATRKGMTFVTALRHVLRQDPDVIMVGEVRDEETARMAIQSSLTGHLVFSTLHTNDSAGAISRLLDLGVEPYLVSSSLIAVLAQRLVRRICPECRQEYHPTEGELRELGLEADSGQFFIGAGCSKCFNTGYKGRTGIYELMMVDEQIREMINVRQTAGAIKQKAIDKGLQTLRMYGAKKVLAGATTIAEVLRVTQADL from the coding sequence ATGAAAGATTTATTGATAAAAGCCGCCCAAAGGACAGGGCTTGTTAATGCAGATATGCTCGCAAATCTTATTGAGCAAAGCGCCTCAAGTCCGCAAAGACTTGATGAAATACTGCTTACCTGTCCGCATTTCACCGAAGAGGCGGTTTTACGGCTTTTTGCCGAAGTACTGAAAATAGAGTTCCATTCCGAAATCGACACCGCTAACGTTCCAAAGCAATTCATAGAAAATGTTCCGCCCACTTATGCGCAGCATCATTATCTAATCGGCGTAAAAACGCCCGGCGACGACAGCGTAATCACAGTTGTTCTTTCACATCCATTCGATACCGAATCGGCTGATAATGTTTCAAGGCTTACTGGATGCGCGGTTAATATCGCGCTTGCGACCAAGGCGACAATCACCGCGGCAATCGATACCGCTTACGAACAGAAAAGCACTGTTATCGATGAGGTTGCCGAGGAACTTGACTCCCAAAATCTCGACCAGCTTGTCGATGAGGTCGCAACAGCAGACGATTTGCTCGACGTCGTGAACCGTCCGCCTGTGATAAGGCTCGTCAATGATATTCTCTTTCGCGCTCTGCAACTGCGGGCAAGCGATATTCACGTTCATCCTTACGAAGGCAAAATTCAAATCCGTTATAGAATCGACGGCATTTTATACGATACGCTAAGTTTAAATCGCAATGTTCTATCCCTTGTCGTCTCACGTATTAAGGTTATGGCCGGAATGGATATCGCCGAGCGAAGAATGCCGCAGGATGGCAGATGTTCGGTACGTCTTGGCAATCGTGAAATCGACCTTCGCGTCAGTACCGTGCCGACAAGTTACGGCGAAAGATGTGTGCTGCGTCTTTTGGACAAGAGCACCGGTCTGTTAGGTCTTTCAGAGCTTGGCATGATGGACGAAGATTTGAAGGTTTTCGATTCGCTGCTTGACCGTTCACACGGAGTCATATTCGTAACAGGCCCGACAGGCAGTGGAAAAAGTACTACGCTTTACGCCGCGCTTAACCGAATGAATGCGGTCGAAAAAAATATTATCACTATCGAAGACCCAATCGAATATCAGCTTGGCGGCATTAGCCAGATGCAGGTTGCGACTCGAAAGGGTATGACGTTCGTAACGGCTCTGCGGCACGTTTTGCGGCAGGACCCTGATGTTATAATGGTCGGCGAAGTTCGCGATGAGGAAACCGCCAGAATGGCGATTCAATCGTCGCTGACCGGCCACCTTGTGTTCAGCACTTTGCATACGAACGATTCAGCCGGTGCGATAAGCAGGCTTTTAGACCTCGGCGTCGAGCCGTATCTCGTAAGCTCATCGCTGATTGCTGTTCTTGCGCAAAGACTTGTGCGAAGAATCTGTCCGGAATGCAGGCAGGAATATCATCCGACAGAAGGCGAACTTCGCGAACTGGGATTAGAAGCTGACAGCGGACAATTTTTCATCGGAGCAGGATGCAGCAAGTGTTTCAACACCGGCTACAAAGGCAGAACAGGCATTTATGAGTTGATGATGGTTGACGAACAAATTCGCGAGATGATAAACGTTCGTCAGACTGCCGGAGCGATAAAACAAAAAGCGATTGATAAGGGTCTGCAAACGCTGCGAATGTACGGTGCGAAAAAAGTTCTGGCAGGCGCGACGACGATTGCCGAAGTTTTGAGAGTAACCCAGGCGGACCTGTAA
- the tig gene encoding trigger factor, translated as MAKKEKEANQTETKDEIKNIVEISDAGPCKKKVSIEIPAEKITKALDEQYEQLRKDAIVPGFRKGRAPRRLLEKRYGKESTEQVKLKLMMDASEAALKDNSLNSIGDPNIEHEKVEMPEKGPMKFEFEIEVRPEFELPALEGISVDKPKIEVKDEMLDKEITELQNRLGTYKPKEGKIALEDQVIADVVLKPEGGEMEVIRNTEINVNERGLVAKVFVEGLDKLLVGAKANDTKTTSTDVPATFYDEKYRGKKVEIEIKVNDVKKLEPAEMNEEFFKRIGVANVDELKKVLRERNEKNIERQQKEVMRQEVRDYLNEQVDFELPMDVVADQSRNILQRQYTRMLLQGTKAEEVAKQMEELKDSSEQQAQQQLKAFFVMDAVAKKLSIEATEEEINGYIAQAAMYRQTRPEKLREQMARDGSLTEAALEIRELKCIDKILETAKVSEIEPKKIEEKQKKAAEKAAAKVKPVKKAEKAEKTESAEKAEKTEKKAEKKADKEEHHDHKHEKPVRKAPAKKKEK; from the coding sequence ATGGCAAAAAAAGAAAAAGAAGCAAATCAAACTGAAACAAAAGACGAAATCAAAAACATCGTCGAAATTTCCGATGCAGGTCCATGCAAAAAGAAAGTCTCGATTGAAATTCCAGCGGAGAAAATCACCAAAGCTCTCGATGAACAATATGAGCAGTTGAGAAAAGACGCTATCGTTCCCGGCTTTCGCAAAGGCAGGGCGCCGAGAAGGCTTCTCGAGAAGCGTTACGGCAAGGAATCCACAGAGCAGGTAAAGCTGAAACTGATGATGGACGCCAGCGAAGCGGCACTGAAGGATAACAGTCTCAATTCAATCGGCGACCCGAACATCGAACACGAAAAAGTTGAGATGCCGGAAAAAGGCCCGATGAAATTCGAATTTGAAATCGAAGTTCGTCCGGAATTTGAACTGCCGGCACTCGAAGGCATATCCGTTGACAAGCCGAAAATCGAAGTTAAAGACGAAATGCTTGATAAGGAAATCACAGAGCTTCAAAACCGTCTGGGCACATATAAGCCAAAAGAGGGCAAAATCGCACTCGAAGATCAGGTTATCGCTGATGTCGTATTGAAGCCTGAAGGCGGCGAGATGGAAGTGATTAGAAATACTGAAATTAACGTTAACGAACGCGGCTTAGTAGCGAAGGTTTTCGTTGAAGGTTTGGATAAACTTCTGGTCGGCGCAAAGGCGAACGATACAAAAACCACCAGCACAGATGTTCCTGCGACATTCTACGATGAAAAATATCGCGGCAAAAAAGTCGAAATTGAAATTAAAGTAAACGATGTAAAGAAACTCGAGCCGGCGGAAATGAACGAAGAGTTCTTCAAGAGAATCGGCGTTGCGAACGTTGACGAACTGAAGAAAGTCCTGCGCGAGAGAAATGAAAAGAATATCGAACGTCAGCAGAAAGAAGTTATGCGTCAGGAAGTTCGTGATTACCTGAATGAACAGGTTGATTTCGAACTGCCGATGGATGTTGTCGCAGACCAGTCAAGAAATATTCTCCAGCGTCAATATACAAGAATGTTGCTGCAGGGCACAAAGGCCGAAGAAGTCGCAAAGCAGATGGAAGAGCTCAAGGATTCAAGCGAGCAGCAGGCACAGCAGCAGTTGAAAGCGTTCTTTGTTATGGATGCAGTCGCCAAGAAGCTGAGCATCGAAGCGACCGAAGAAGAAATCAACGGCTATATCGCACAGGCTGCGATGTACCGCCAGACTCGTCCGGAAAAACTTCGTGAGCAGATGGCTCGTGACGGTTCATTGACTGAAGCAGCCCTCGAAATTCGCGAACTCAAGTGCATAGACAAAATTCTCGAGACGGCAAAAGTTTCAGAAATTGAGCCGAAAAAAATCGAAGAAAAACAGAAAAAGGCCGCAGAGAAAGCCGCTGCAAAAGTCAAACCTGTAAAGAAAGCTGAAAAAGCTGAAAAAACAGAAAGTGCCGAGAAGGCGGAAAAAACTGAAAAGAAAGCGGAAAAGAAGGCTGATAAAGAAGAGCATCACGATCACAAACACGAAAAGCCAGTCCGCAAAGCACCGGCCAAGAAAAAAGAAAAATAA
- a CDS encoding nucleotidyltransferase domain-containing protein: MDKKIVKIAKLYAQKVLDYMPVEMVILYGSHARGTAKKSSDIDIAVVVDKFKGDYLKVSADLFGLVRDVNILIEPVLLCRSMDKSGFLANVIRQGKIVYRASA, translated from the coding sequence ATGGATAAAAAAATTGTTAAAATAGCCAAACTTTACGCCCAAAAAGTCCTGGATTATATGCCGGTCGAGATGGTCATACTTTATGGTTCGCACGCCAGAGGTACGGCTAAAAAGTCCAGCGATATTGATATTGCCGTTGTAGTGGATAAATTCAAAGGCGATTATCTAAAGGTAAGCGCGGATTTATTTGGTCTTGTCCGTGATGTGAATATCCTGATAGAGCCGGTTCTGTTGTGCCGTTCAATGGACAAAAGCGGATTTCTCGCAAATGTTATCAGGCAGGGCAAAATAGTTTACAGAGCAAGCGCATAA
- a CDS encoding HEPN domain-containing protein, whose protein sequence is MNVQQKIEYWMDTAHYDIVSAKAMLDKKRYLYVGFLCHQVVEKSLKAYFWHTQKTEPPYIHNLLILSEKSGITAKVDKRYLSLLNELMPLNIQARYPEDKQLLLKSLNSKKCAEIYKRTKGFYTWIKKLLK, encoded by the coding sequence ATGAATGTGCAGCAAAAAATTGAATATTGGATGGATACCGCACATTATGACATAGTCAGCGCAAAAGCAATGCTGGACAAGAAGAGATATTTGTACGTTGGTTTTTTGTGCCATCAGGTTGTGGAAAAGTCGTTGAAGGCTTATTTTTGGCACACTCAAAAAACTGAACCGCCCTATATTCATAATCTGCTTATACTTTCTGAAAAAAGCGGAATTACAGCAAAGGTTGATAAACGTTATCTATCGCTTTTAAACGAACTTATGCCTCTTAATATTCAGGCTCGTTATCCTGAAGATAAACAGCTTTTGCTGAAGTCTTTGAATAGTAAAAAATGTGCGGAGATATATAAACGCACTAAAGGCTTTTATACATGGATAAAAAAATTGTTAAAATAG
- a CDS encoding site-specific DNA-methyltransferase, with amino-acid sequence MDELLNKIIEGDCIKILGSVKEPFADLIFADPPFNIGYKYDKYNDKQKKEHYLDWTRKWMAACVNVLKPTGSFYIAIGDAYAANIKVIADELGLFTRNWIIWHYTFGQQTKDKFALSHTHIFYFVKDKNNFTFNDYAVRTPSDRQLIYNDKRANSVGKNPDDVWKCFSRVCGTFKERMGWHPCQMPELLLARIIAASSNTGDCVLDPFNGSGTTAVVAAKYGRKYCGIDISKDYVKKTIERIGKICNQSSDMEADEIKRLFVEMGIDKAKLLSSEKLMGIFAKQFVIRMNNGKEYDKKYIASVIEDFSESKK; translated from the coding sequence ATGGATGAACTTCTTAACAAAATAATCGAAGGCGATTGCATCAAGATACTCGGCAGCGTTAAAGAGCCGTTTGCGGATTTAATCTTTGCCGACCCGCCCTTCAACATCGGCTACAAATACGACAAATACAACGACAAACAAAAAAAGGAACATTATCTCGACTGGACACGAAAATGGATGGCCGCCTGTGTTAATGTTCTCAAGCCAACCGGTTCATTCTACATCGCAATCGGCGACGCTTACGCGGCAAACATAAAAGTCATCGCTGATGAACTCGGCCTGTTTACGAGAAACTGGATTATCTGGCACTACACTTTCGGCCAGCAGACGAAAGATAAATTCGCTCTTTCGCACACTCATATTTTTTATTTTGTCAAAGACAAAAATAATTTTACATTCAACGATTATGCTGTACGAACGCCGTCCGACAGGCAATTAATCTACAACGACAAACGCGCAAACTCTGTCGGCAAAAATCCGGACGATGTGTGGAAATGCTTTTCACGAGTGTGCGGAACATTCAAAGAACGCATGGGCTGGCATCCGTGCCAGATGCCGGAATTACTTCTCGCAAGGATTATCGCGGCCAGTTCAAACACAGGTGACTGTGTGCTCGACCCGTTTAACGGCTCCGGCACTACCGCTGTTGTCGCGGCCAAATACGGCAGGAAATATTGCGGAATCGACATTTCAAAAGATTATGTGAAAAAAACAATCGAACGAATCGGCAAAATATGCAATCAATCTTCTGATATGGAAGCCGACGAGATTAAAAGACTGTTCGTTGAAATGGGAATCGATAAAGCAAAACTTTTAAGCAGCGAAAAATTGATGGGAATTTTCGCTAAACAATTTGTTATTAGAATGAACAACGGCAAAGAATATGATAAGAAATATATAGCGTCTGTTATTGAAGATTTTTCCGAAAGTAAAAAATAA
- the lnt gene encoding apolipoprotein N-acyltransferase codes for MTVIQQPFNLSFFAWIAFVPFVLGSLSNEKTKKTVLFAYIVGVIYWLGNLYWLFPTTPLGWIAACLYFAVYWPLVVIALRFCTERKIPLWFSVPILIVGEETLRGYLFSWRFLAHSQFSNISFIQITDIFGTAGVSFVIAMVNGLIAEIIITCKEKRKTNLIIGTSITLIIIAAVISYGRHRINQTPECTEAGPRIGIVQSNVPVKAGEDMIPFEQVFLDQLVDSRHAFIQAAPSLIIWPETMVESVLSENYLKLVADGYASKVINGYLVQHANEGVNILVGAFAADAAVDANNNIKLNTRYNTAFLYEPNQPYARQHYSKIHLVPFGEYIPLKKELPFLFKFLLSMTPYDFDYTLDAGSEYTNFKIAANGKNYNFATSICFEDTVPEVCRKLVAEDGIKQADWLVNISNDGWFVRPKGKKLKASTELSQRMAISVFRAIENRVPMVRCSNTGISCMIDSVGNIEDGYIAGTLNQKAAKRTAEAGWLVDTVKIDKRVTVFSKNRQFLPIVCAISLILSVVMSIYKKKLKNQK; via the coding sequence CTGACAGTTATTCAGCAGCCGTTTAATTTGTCGTTTTTTGCGTGGATTGCGTTTGTGCCGTTTGTATTGGGCAGTTTATCAAATGAAAAAACAAAAAAAACTGTTCTGTTTGCATACATCGTCGGCGTTATTTATTGGCTGGGCAATCTCTATTGGCTGTTTCCAACTACACCACTCGGCTGGATTGCAGCCTGTTTATACTTCGCTGTTTATTGGCCATTGGTCGTAATCGCACTGCGGTTTTGCACCGAAAGAAAAATCCCATTATGGTTTTCAGTTCCAATTTTAATCGTCGGCGAAGAAACACTTAGAGGTTATTTATTTAGTTGGCGGTTTCTTGCGCACAGTCAATTCAGCAATATTTCATTTATTCAAATTACCGACATATTCGGCACGGCAGGAGTAAGTTTCGTTATCGCAATGGTCAATGGTTTAATCGCCGAAATAATCATCACCTGCAAAGAAAAAAGAAAAACTAATCTTATCATTGGTACCTCAATAACATTAATCATCATAGCTGCGGTAATTTCTTACGGCCGACACAGAATCAATCAAACGCCTGAATGTACCGAAGCCGGGCCGCGAATCGGTATTGTACAATCGAACGTGCCTGTAAAAGCAGGCGAAGATATGATACCGTTTGAACAGGTTTTTCTCGACCAGCTTGTTGACAGCAGACACGCATTCATTCAGGCTGCGCCGTCATTAATCATCTGGCCTGAAACGATGGTCGAGTCAGTACTGTCTGAAAATTATTTAAAACTTGTCGCCGACGGTTACGCATCAAAGGTTATTAACGGTTATCTTGTTCAGCACGCAAACGAAGGAGTGAATATCCTTGTCGGCGCGTTCGCGGCGGACGCGGCAGTAGATGCGAATAATAACATAAAACTCAACACCCGTTACAACACGGCGTTTTTATATGAACCCAATCAGCCTTACGCCCGCCAGCATTACAGTAAAATTCATCTCGTGCCGTTTGGCGAATACATACCTTTGAAAAAAGAACTGCCGTTTCTTTTTAAATTTCTGCTTTCGATGACGCCTTATGATTTTGACTACACGCTTGACGCCGGCAGTGAATATACGAATTTCAAAATCGCTGCCAACGGAAAAAATTATAATTTCGCGACATCGATATGTTTTGAAGATACCGTGCCGGAAGTTTGCAGAAAACTAGTAGCTGAAGACGGCATCAAACAGGCAGACTGGCTTGTGAATATCAGCAACGACGGCTGGTTTGTCCGGCCAAAGGGAAAAAAACTTAAAGCCAGCACTGAACTGTCCCAGCGTATGGCTATTAGTGTTTTTCGCGCGATTGAAAACCGCGTGCCGATGGTTCGATGCTCAAATACCGGCATAAGCTGTATGATAGATTCGGTTGGCAATATTGAGGATGGCTATATCGCGGGCACACTAAATCAAAAGGCCGCAAAACGCACCGCAGAGGCAGGCTGGCTCGTTGATACTGTTAAAATAGATAAGAGAGTTACCGTATTCAGCAAAAATCGACAGTTTTTACCAATTGTCTGTGCCATAAGTTTGATTTTATCGGTTGTTATGTCGATATATAAAAAGAAACTTAAAAATCAAAAATAA
- a CDS encoding rod shape-determining protein, translating to MDMGIDLGTCNTLVCVRNEGIVLNEPSVVAVRKGTNIVLNNGEAVGLVAREMLGKTPGSISAIRPMKDGVISDFEITEAMLSYFIRKVHGRNSRLIKPRVVIAVPSGITAVERRAVIDSAERAGARKVFIVKEPMAAGIGAGLPITEPTASMIVDIGGGTTEVAIMSLADISTCESVRIGGDDMDEAIITHLKRTYNLLIGEPRAEQVKIQLGSAAPLPEELTMEIAGRDTISGLPRKIVITSEEIREALKEPIAGIIEAVTRTLEKAEPELAADLIDNGLHLAGGGSLLRGMDIVLANATGLKVIRADEPLTCVARGTSVYLENLEIWKDTMDNNSGWE from the coding sequence ATGGATATGGGAATCGACCTCGGTACCTGCAATACTTTGGTATGCGTGCGCAATGAGGGTATCGTTCTCAATGAGCCAAGCGTAGTCGCAGTCCGAAAAGGCACCAACATCGTTCTCAACAACGGCGAAGCTGTCGGTCTTGTCGCTCGCGAAATGCTCGGCAAAACTCCTGGAAGTATCTCCGCAATCCGTCCAATGAAAGACGGCGTTATCAGCGACTTCGAAATCACCGAAGCAATGCTTAGTTATTTCATCCGCAAAGTTCACGGCAGAAACAGCCGACTAATCAAACCAAGAGTTGTTATCGCAGTGCCAAGCGGTATCACCGCTGTCGAAAGACGCGCTGTTATAGATAGTGCCGAACGTGCAGGCGCACGAAAAGTTTTCATCGTTAAAGAACCAATGGCAGCAGGTATCGGCGCAGGTCTGCCAATTACTGAACCGACCGCATCGATGATTGTCGATATCGGCGGCGGAACAACTGAAGTCGCAATTATGAGTCTTGCCGACATCAGCACGTGCGAATCCGTTCGCATCGGCGGCGACGATATGGACGAAGCAATTATCACTCATCTCAAACGAACATACAATCTGCTCATCGGCGAACCTCGTGCAGAACAAGTAAAAATCCAGCTCGGTTCAGCCGCGCCTCTGCCAGAAGAATTGACAATGGAAATCGCGGGCAGAGATACGATTTCAGGTCTGCCGAGAAAAATTGTCATCACGAGCGAAGAAATACGCGAAGCTCTCAAAGAACCAATCGCAGGCATAATAGAAGCAGTAACACGAACACTTGAAAAGGCCGAGCCGGAACTTGCGGCAGACCTGATTGATAACGGTTTGCATCTTGCCGGCGGCGGATCGCTGCTTCGCGGGATGGACATAGTTCTTGCCAACGCGACAGGGCTGAAAGTTATTCGCGCAGACGAGCCTTTGACCTGTGTTGCCAGAGGTACCAGCGTTTATCTTGAAAACTTGGAAATCTGGAAAGACACAATGGACAACAACAGCGGATGGGAATAA
- a CDS encoding rod shape-determining protein MreC, translating into MARTKFKPSKLTLFIGLFLTGIILLLLPQSITSKVNFTFIDIFDYFLNMGSAAQKQRINAPESYVSKQEYQRLQTAFANLDQQHTELKQQFEKLSKVRLTEPDPSSGLVIAKIVNRKEHQLIINRGSKDGLAAGQYVLGDNAVIGLIEQVADDISSVQLITSASCKMPIKISSPEINSYFNGTMQGDGKAAAKIFNIPQKYKIKTGNTVYAAERPGLLASARIIGKISKCKLGAKSAVVWDIEVEPIYNFENITYVAIVIIKMPEFK; encoded by the coding sequence ATGGCACGGACAAAATTCAAACCATCGAAATTAACGCTTTTCATAGGTCTTTTTTTGACGGGTATTATCCTTCTGCTGCTTCCGCAAAGTATTACATCAAAAGTCAATTTCACGTTCATAGACATTTTCGATTATTTTCTTAATATGGGTTCGGCTGCGCAGAAACAGCGAATCAATGCCCCCGAAAGCTATGTATCAAAGCAGGAATATCAAAGACTGCAAACGGCTTTCGCCAATCTCGACCAACAGCACACAGAGTTGAAACAACAATTCGAAAAACTGAGCAAAGTCAGACTCACCGAGCCTGACCCGTCAAGCGGTCTTGTAATAGCTAAAATTGTAAACAGAAAAGAACATCAGCTAATTATCAATCGAGGCTCAAAAGACGGACTTGCCGCAGGCCAATACGTACTCGGCGATAACGCGGTAATAGGCCTTATCGAACAGGTTGCCGACGACATTTCAAGCGTGCAGCTTATCACAAGCGCATCCTGTAAAATGCCGATAAAAATTTCCTCGCCGGAAATAAACTCGTATTTTAACGGCACAATGCAGGGCGACGGCAAGGCGGCCGCGAAAATATTCAATATTCCGCAAAAATATAAAATCAAAACAGGCAATACCGTTTACGCGGCTGAAAGGCCGGGACTGCTGGCGTCGGCACGAATCATCGGAAAAATTTCCAAATGCAAATTGGGCGCAAAAAGCGCAGTCGTATGGGATATCGAAGTCGAACCTATTTATAATTTCGAAAATATAACCTACGTCGCAATCGTTATTATAAAAATGCCGGAGTTCAAATGA
- the mreD gene encoding rod shape-determining protein MreD, with product MKWLRFSLLILATTVIGSSALMDVISLTEQHIKPNLLLIMLVYFAINCNSYDAIICCFSIGLAADLTGTLIGPYFLSYGIIGTALAQVRKFIILKTTTQQALAIFVTGVVIHLVAVILMKFKMSDATVAGFSVTFTASIYSAILWFLLKMPVQALGKWLGVGVYRFGNRVEERI from the coding sequence ATGAAATGGCTTAGATTTTCATTACTGATTCTGGCGACAACCGTCATCGGCTCAAGCGCTCTGATGGACGTTATCTCGCTGACCGAGCAGCACATTAAACCAAATCTGCTGTTGATAATGCTGGTCTATTTCGCGATAAACTGCAACAGTTACGATGCGATTATATGCTGCTTTTCCATCGGTTTGGCCGCCGACCTGACGGGCACGTTAATCGGTCCGTACTTTTTGAGCTACGGCATTATCGGCACTGCGCTTGCACAAGTTCGAAAATTTATAATTCTCAAGACAACCACTCAACAGGCTTTAGCAATTTTTGTTACAGGGGTTGTGATTCATCTTGTCGCAGTTATACTAATGAAATTTAAAATGTCGGACGCAACCGTTGCCGGTTTTTCCGTAACCTTCACGGCAAGTATATACTCGGCAATTTTATGGTTCCTGCTGAAAATGCCAGTGCAGGCATTGGGCAAATGGCTCGGCGTAGGCGTTTACAGATTCGGCAACCGTGTGGAAGAAAGAATATAA
- a CDS encoding penicillin-binding protein 2: MRKKLALFLLSLIGLGFIGVAVRCFYLQYYKKDYFQQISVKAQRSSFTQQPKRGAILDCCGRILAASYVSDSIFAEPRIVQTKEAAQAISQITGLGANEISQAILTSRNAGYATIINDIRLTEEDRKQIAKIDGIGIESRWRRFYPLGRVAAHVVGFTGTDGEGLAGLELGYDSVLKGKTGGGTFYADAARRPVKINSFEGFAQDGCDVVLTIDATIQEITRTALQKQVTEYQAQSGVAMVIDPCTGGILSYVSLPDFDPSNLKGVDKESLGNHILSDPFEPGSIIKPVMVAWAIECGAIRPNDVIFCENGSYSGKGFGTIGEYRQGYGNLSISEILQHSSNIGMAKIGQKMGAKKIYEGAKLFGFGSRTGIDLPGEDSGLVWPLKFWSGYSVARVPFGHEISTTSLQMANAFCILANHGRPAKLHLVKAIVSGKGNKIKLQGSGQTGNYIISEKAARWVIEQALVDVVKQGTGKKAAVEGRTVWGKTGTANIADKGHYDEQNYVASFIGGCPAKEPAIVVMVSIRKPNRSLGKGYTGGAAAAPVAKEIIEQTMNYLKL; this comes from the coding sequence ATGCGAAAAAAATTAGCTTTATTTCTGCTCTCACTGATAGGCCTGGGTTTTATTGGGGTTGCCGTTCGCTGCTTTTATCTCCAGTATTACAAAAAGGATTATTTCCAGCAGATATCCGTCAAAGCGCAGCGTTCAAGTTTTACCCAGCAGCCCAAACGCGGCGCGATACTTGATTGCTGTGGAAGAATACTTGCCGCAAGTTATGTTTCCGATTCGATATTTGCCGAGCCGAGAATTGTGCAGACCAAAGAGGCCGCGCAGGCGATTTCGCAAATCACCGGACTGGGTGCGAATGAAATCAGCCAGGCCATTCTCACTTCCCGCAACGCCGGCTATGCTACGATTATTAACGACATACGATTAACCGAAGAAGACCGCAAACAGATAGCTAAAATTGACGGCATAGGCATCGAGAGCAGATGGCGGAGATTTTATCCGCTCGGCCGCGTCGCCGCTCACGTTGTCGGTTTTACCGGCACCGATGGCGAAGGACTTGCGGGCCTGGAACTCGGATATGATAGTGTACTCAAAGGAAAAACCGGCGGCGGAACTTTTTATGCTGACGCTGCGAGAAGGCCTGTAAAGATTAACAGCTTTGAAGGTTTTGCGCAGGATGGCTGCGATGTCGTATTGACGATTGATGCGACGATTCAGGAAATCACCCGTACCGCTCTGCAAAAACAGGTAACTGAATATCAGGCTCAATCCGGAGTCGCGATGGTAATCGACCCTTGTACCGGCGGGATTCTTTCGTATGTATCGCTGCCGGATTTTGACCCTTCGAATTTGAAGGGAGTCGATAAGGAAAGCCTCGGCAATCATATTCTTAGCGACCCGTTCGAGCCGGGCAGCATTATAAAACCCGTTATGGTCGCTTGGGCGATTGAGTGCGGCGCTATTAGACCGAACGATGTTATCTTTTGCGAAAATGGAAGTTACAGCGGCAAAGGCTTCGGTACAATCGGCGAATATCGTCAGGGTTACGGCAATCTATCTATCAGTGAAATTCTGCAGCATTCGAGCAATATCGGTATGGCGAAAATTGGCCAGAAAATGGGCGCGAAAAAAATATACGAAGGGGCAAAACTTTTCGGCTTTGGAAGCAGGACAGGCATCGACCTGCCGGGTGAAGACTCAGGACTTGTTTGGCCGCTGAAATTCTGGAGCGGTTACAGCGTTGCACGTGTTCCGTTCGGACACGAAATAAGTACTACTTCGCTGCAAATGGCCAACGCATTTTGTATATTGGCAAATCACGGCAGGCCTGCGAAACTGCATCTTGTCAAAGCGATTGTCAGCGGCAAAGGCAATAAAATAAAACTGCAGGGGTCAGGCCAGACAGGCAATTATATCATAAGTGAAAAGGCCGCTCGATGGGTTATAGAGCAAGCTTTAGTCGATGTTGTCAAGCAGGGCACAGGCAAAAAGGCCGCCGTGGAAGGACGAACCGTCTGGGGCAAAACAGGAACGGCGAACATCGCCGACAAAGGCCATTACGATGAGCAAAATTATGTCGCGTCGTTTATCGGAGGCTGTCCTGCAAAGGAACCTGCGATAGTTGTAATGGTTTCAATTCGCAAACCCAACAGAAGCCTCGGAAAAGGTTACACCGGCGGTGCCGCCGCCGCGCCGGTCGCAAAAGAAATCATCGAACAAACGATGAACTACCTCAAGCTGTAA